Within Ovis aries strain OAR_USU_Benz2616 breed Rambouillet chromosome 3, ARS-UI_Ramb_v3.0, whole genome shotgun sequence, the genomic segment TGGCCAAGCTCCTGACTGTCCTTGATAAACCCGCCTGCCTGTATTTGGTGACACTGGATTCTATTTCTTGGAAGCAAGTAAACAGACAGTTGAGAATGCAGTGTCCTGCCACCTTGCTTGTATGCTTTACCTTGTGGGGAAGGCTTTTCTACAGGAATAGGGGGAGTAAATAAAGTCATTTAGGCTTTAGAGACTGTTTGTGTTTGGCGTCTCTTTTATTCCAGCCTTCAGTCGCTGCTAGTCTACCATCATAGTCTGGCCCATGTGGACATAGAGGTCTTTTgcgggtcatttttttttttttttctaaatatgttttGTTTATCATATGGTCTAACACCACCCTAGTGAGCCATTGCTAAGATGTTTGATTTAGGCATTGCCCTTGTCAAGCTTATAAACAAAGGTGTCTTTGACTAAGCTTGACCTTGTTCTTCCTGCTTGGAGTTGAGGGGGGAGAATACCTGTCTGGTCGGCATTTGGCTGCCCTGCCAGTTGAGCCACGGGTGCAATGTAACGATGGAGGCACAGCGCCTGGGCCCAGCCTTCAGAGGCCAGAGTGTGTGTTTAGAAACCTCAGGGAAAGCCGCTCTGACACTGTGTACCGGTGTCACTGGTAAGAGCTAGTAACTGCTCGTGTGATAACACATAGCTCTCCTCATACAATCACAGCAGAGCTGTTTGCAGGCTGTGAACTGCCTGGAGGGAGGCTAGGATTGGTTTCCATCTTAGAAAATAAAGTTCTCTCCAAGTAAAGCTGAGTAGCAGCATCTGGTGACAGATGAGTTTATTTTGTTGCACGTTAGGAACCACCAGTGGGAGGGCAGGTGAGCACAGGCCTGGGGTTGGGAGGAGAGTGGAGACGGATCGTGAGTGCCATTGTGAGGGGGTCATTGCTATTCTCAGTTTTTCGTCCCACCCCAGTGGagtgcagggaggggaggggtggggtgggcacgGTGGCCGGCAGGTGGGGGTCCAAGGGGAAGCCCTAGGTGGACATGCTTCTGCCTCTTCCTCGGCGTCTGTTTGGCTCAGCAAGGGCAGGTTAGTTGAGGTGGAAGTGATCTTACGGTGTGAGCTCGCTGGGCTGAGAGTCGTGAAAGGAGCGGAGTGATGAGGCTGGCGTGTTTTTTAGGaggggctcccccacccccatctctttCCTTTAGAGTCTGACAGGGGAGTGGCAGCGAGGAAGAGGGGACCTGAAGGGCCGGAGGCTGCGCTCCTTGGCGGCTCCCCAGGCTCAAGCTCTCAGGTGGCCACCTGTGGGGACAGCAGGGTTGCACACCGCctttggggtgggggagctgggggTCATTTCTGTGCATCCTCGTAAGTTTCCACACTCGTGTCCTCGTTTTATAAacgagaaaactgaggcttgaggATTTTTCTAGTTAATGAAGACTCCCTCCTTCAACTGGGTAATGGCAGAGATCCAAGGTTTTCCGACCCCTTTGCTCTTTCTTTCTACTTGATTATATTTGCTGTGATtggaagagaaagcaaaggagagggAGGCAATTTTAGCAAAAGGTGCCTAAGTGTGATTCTACGTTTTTTTCCCCACCAACAGGAATATTAAGTATAAAAACGGTCTTACTTAATACAACAGGGGTTTTCCTGGTAtgtattaggggcttccctggtaactcggtaaagagtccacctgcaatgcgtgagtccccagtttgattcctgggttgcgaagatctgctgaagaagggagaggctacccactccagtatgcttgggcttccctggtggctcagctggtaaagagtctgcctgaaatgcgggagacctgggtttgattcctgggtccggaaggttccctggagaggagaaaggcTACCAACtagagtattctggcctggagaattccatggactgtatagtccacagggttacaaagaatcggacatgactgagcgattctcttctcccttcatggagaagggaatggcaacccactccagtgtttgtgcctggataattccatggacagagcagcctggtggggtacagtccattgggtcacagagagtcagacactactgagcgattaacacaaaGTCTGTCGTGAAGGATGAAGGAGGAGCATCTGTATGGGCAGGACTCCAGCCTCTCATCTTGCCTTGGCCGGACTGAAACAGAGCtggaaagcactttttttttcttcttggccaTGTCTTGTGGCTTGCCCATGTCAGTTCCCTGActcaggactgaacccaggtgctCCCCAGTGAAAGcgcagaatcctaaccattaggccaccagggaagtcgcctGGGTATTTTCTGTAACTTCAtttgctctttccttttccttagaaAAGCTCCCCTACCCcaataaaaagaatgtattttttccTCAGTCAGTTTTTTCAGAATATAGGCCATTATGCCTTTGAATGCATTTGTCTTTCTAAAGATAGTTTACTTTATCTCATTGTAAGGCAGTGCGGTAAGAGATAGCCATCAATGTTGCTAAATCAACAGTTAAACCCACAGAAGGATTTGCTGATCCTCTTCCAGGTCTGGGAAGGTCGATGGCGAGTGATCCCTCACGACGTGCTACCTGAGTGGCTCAAGGATAATGACTTCCTCCTACATGGACACCGGCCCCCGATGCCTTCTTTCCGCGCCTGTTTTAAGAGCATTTTCAGAATACACACTGAGACAGGCAACATCTGGACACATCTCTTGGGTATGTTGAGTAGTAATGATTAATGTGACCTTTCTGGTCCTCCCCCCACCGCTGTATGTAAGGGTAAGGACAGAACTTAGAAAGTGTGTTTTGAATTTGCCGTTTTTGTTTACTGGATTGCTTGTGATGCAGCTCCTCGGTGGTGTCTCTGGTTGTCCCAGTTTACACTAGGTTTTCAGACATGTCCTTAAACCAGGCCAAGGAAAAGGCACTATGCAGAATTGGCTGTAATATTTTAATGAGCATGGAGAGGAAAGTAGTTATTTTACAGAagtaagttgatttttaaaagtcattatgCATGGCCAGTGAACATATGAGAAAGGTGCTCAATGACATCGTGAGTCATTTGAGGAAGTACAGTGAGATACAACTTCACACTCAcaagaatggctgttatcaagaAACTGGAAAGTGACAAGTCTTTGCCCGGATATGGAGAGATTAGAACTCTCACGCATTGCTGGTGGAATGGAAAATGGCGCAATCTGTATGGAAAACGGTTTcagttcctcagaaaattaaatggAGTTGTCAGCAATTTTAGGCATATACCCAAGAGTATTGAGGACATATTCCCACAAAGGTGTGTACATGAATGtttttagcagctttattcattgtTAGGGGAAAGTGGGAACAACCAAGTATCTATCATCTGACCTATAAATAAAGTGTAGTATATGGATGCAGTGGAGTATTATACAGCCTTAAAAGGGCTGGACTGCTGAGAATGGGCAACGGCACGGGCTAGCCATGAAAACCTTGTGTGAAGTGAAAGGAGCCGGACACAAAGGCTGGGTACTGTACGATCCATATACACGAAGTACCCAAAATGGGGAAATGCATAGAGCTAGAAAGTCCAGTAGATCAGTGCTTTGTTAGggttgttggggggtgggggtggggtgatgggAGATGGCTGAGCAGGTGTGGGACTTCTTTTTGGGGcagtgaaaatgttctgaaatgaaATAGTGACGATCGCACAACCTGGTGAATGTATTGAGTAGTCTGGCCTTTCCCCATTTAATGTACGTATCTTACCACATGTTTGATTTCCTCTGTGCCTCCAAGTTCTCCAAAATCAGAGAGTAGATCAGAGCAGGGAATCAGATCGAGTTTGTTGCTGACTTCTAACTTTACTAAATGATCGCACAGAATCACTTAGCAAACGTTTTAACTTCTTAATTTCTATGTTTGTCTTGTGTTGAGTAGCCTTTCCCTGAGCAATAAGAATGTGGTATCTTACTGTGAAGAACAGTTTAAAAACTGGTTTGAAATTGCCCAAATAGCACTTCACTGTCCCTAACTCCTAACTCTGTGGGCCAGCTGGTGAGGACCAGAGCCGCAGGTGGTTCCATAGAGCGGTCCGCTGTATTTCCTAGCAGAGTTTGGAGGGGTCAGCGTTCATTGCAAAAGAAACTGCCAAGTGGGCCTTTGAAACCTAGCTGTAGCACATGTGCCAAAAACATTATAAATGGAATGTCTTATGGATCTAGAGGTAGAGGTGGGCTTAGTTAGCAGgccttgtctgttttctttttggattAATCACAAGTTACCCTGTTATACTGCGCTTGTGAAGCTGAGGGGCATGTGATACCAACAGTGTCTGGACAGACCAATGTTTTGGATAAGATTTAGTTGTTCGGAAGAATTTTGATTCAGGTGTTAGGACTGAAAACGTAATCGATACATAACACTCTCTTCAGAAGGTAGTAATCCCGGCTTTCTTCCGTCCTCTTTTCTAGGTTGTGTGTTCTTCCTGTGCCTGGGGATCTTTTATATGTTTCGCCCCAACATCTCCTTTGTGGCCCCCCTGCAGGAAAAGGTGGTCTTCGGATTATTCTTCCTGGGGGCCattctctgcctttctttctcgTGGCTGTTCCACACAGTCTACTGCCACTCAGAAGGGGTCTCCCGGATCTTCTCCAAGTAAGTATCTGCAGAGTCCCTGTTTGGACCAGTGGTCCAAAGCCCGTGGGCTCAGGGAGCGCGTCCAGCAGCGTGGGCAGAGCCCTCGATGCTGCCTGCCGGCGCTCTTGCCTGGGAGCTGCAGTGGGCAGCGATGTCCGACAGTAAGTGGATTTTCTCCCCCGCCCTAGACTGGATTACTCTGGTATTGCTCTTCTGATCATGGGAAGTTTCGTTCCTTGGCTTTATTACTCCTTCTACTGTAACCCGCAACCTTGCTTCGTCTACTTGATTGTCATCTGTGTCCTGGGCATCGCAGCCATCATCGTCTCCCAGTGGGACATGTTTGCCACCCCCCAGTACCGGGGTGTGAGAGCAGGTAAGAAGCCCAGACTGGGGTTCCGTGCTGCCAGTCTGCAAGCGTCCGGCTAGGCACTTGTGATGCAGAGATGGAGAAGTCACGGTTCCTGTTCTTGAGGGGCTTGTGATGTTGGGGTGTCCCTGCTCGTCTCACAGCATCAGTGGGGGTGGGTGCTGAGCTGATGCATCTGATAGTACAGTTTACACGAGTCCAGGGCTGTACGTGGTCCTTACGGCTGTGGCTCCATACCTTTTGTGAAATGATGGTTCCTttctatgtattttcatttttaaatgtgttaaaaaaaaaagagtctttacTCCCAAACTGATGGTGTTATAGAGATAGCACACACCTTCTCTGGTACAGGATGAAGAGGGTTTTATGTTCAGGATCATGCCTATTTGGTTGGAAACCAACCGAAAGCCCCTTCCTTCCTGTGCGAGGGCCTGGCTGACCCCGTTGGAGCCAGGGCTCCTCAGTGTTTTTGCCTCTAGTCTTTTTGCCACACCCAGCGCCTGCCGAGAATGAGCAGGAAGTACTAGAAGGAGTACTCGTCTTTTCAGTCTTTTTGCTTTAAACCATTTTGTGTTAAAGCCCAAGCCACAGCTTATCTGCAGTTCCTGTCCATGTGGTGCTTGGTTGAGGCGCACACTTCATGGTGGCTTTAGACCCCAGTTACCTTTAGGCTGTTTCTGATCGTGACATTTTCTTTTACAACCCTAGACACGTCTTTTTAATACATAAGTAACATAAATTACAAAACTTGGACAAAATGGTACTTAACCTTCAACTTGACACAGTCTGAtatgttttatttcagttcattaaaaaaaaaaaaaaaaaatcggtgaTCCAGACTCAGTTTAGTCTTACAACCCAGGGCATGTCCAGAAGTTTGCAGATCACTTGCTGTAGAGGGTTCGAAGGCAGTCCGACTGGGGGGTGCCGTGCTGGTGGACTTGGGTGTCTGGCTGGTGCTCTGGGGGCCCTCCCTCTCTCATCGCCCACCCTACCTCTCTCACCCCGGGGTGTCTGTTGTCTCAAGGGAGGATAAACTATGTGGAACTGCCCTGTACTGTAGCCTGTGTCTTAAAAAGAAGCGCATATAGGGTGTTGCAAGCCAACCACTTGAGTTGTTGGTTCCTGAGGCATTCAGCAGCACATCACTCTAAGCTCCTTGAAGACTGCTGATTTATGGAGCCGAGGCTTTTTCAGCAGGAGGCTCTCTCTTTGCCTTTGTAAATAGATCTCTTTTTAGAACGTAGCCGTGCTGAATTGCATGGCAGAATCCCAGAGTTTGAagaaccttctttttcttttcaaactagAAGCTAATGTTGCATCCCGCTTTTGAGATGCTCAGTTTACAGAGTCACTGGCACCATGCCCAGTtgtccctcctcctttctccttgtCTCCATTGTGTCCTTGTGATTCCCAGGAGTGTTTCTGGGCCTCGGCCTGAGCGGGATCATCCCTGCCTTGCACTACGTCATCTCGGAGGGCTTCCTGAAGGCTGCCACCATCGGGCAGATCGGCTGGCTGTTGCTCATGGCCGGCCTTTACATCACGGGGGCGGCCCTGTACGCCGCCCGCATCCCTGAGCGTTTCTTCCCCGGCAAGTGTGACATCTGGGTAAGTGTGGTCGGCAGCTGGAGGCGGGCAGGGTTCACTGTCTTATCTGTCCCATCTGTGAGTTAGTTACTGGCACCCAGGGAAGTGACAAGATTGAGGAAGTATCCTCACCCCAGCTTCCCTCTGAGCCGCGTCAACATGGTGAGTGCGGGGCTGAGGGCGCGCACTGCAGGGGCGGCCCCACCGTGAGACCCGCCGCCCCATAATGGGCCGTCGCCAGTGCCTTCTTGGGACTGGCCCGGGAGCTTGGGTACTCCTTACTCAGCGCACTGCCCTTCAGGGCAGGCGTGGAGTCGTTGTCCCCCTGTCCCCGTGCTGGGCAGCAGGTTTTCAGGCCTCCTCCATTTGGTCTAGTGTGTGGGAGGAGGGGGACAGACTAGGTTTTTACCCAGGTCCTTTTCAGCACCAGAATTCAGTGATTAGTAACAAGagactgatgtgtgtgtgtgtggttggaaGGGAGGTGGGCTAACCAGACGGTTGTTAAAGGTAAACCGAGAGGAGGAAAGAGTGGGGGCAGAAAATGCAGGGGACCAGTGGGCAGCCTGGTACCAGTCCACACACAAGTCCCggtccatggcctgttaggaaccaagACTGCACTTCGGGAGCTGAGTGGTGAGGGAGGGAGCAAAGCTTCCCCTGCGTGCACAGCTGCTCCCCATCGTCCTCTTGACTGCCTGAGCCCTGCCTTCTGCCGGATCAGCGGCCCCTTTAGATTCTCACAGCAGCAAGAGCCCTGGCCCTAGAGTGAAGGTGGGGTATCCTGAGATGCCCACAGTGTAGGAGTAGAGTGCATAGGAGACGCAGTGCGTTGCTGGGCCCCCTGCGCCAGGAGTGCGCTGCATCCCGAGCTTGGGGCCGCAGCGCTGTTTCTGTGGGGACAGCGGGCCTCGCCTCAGAATGCGATGTGCCTGCGGGGTGCTCTGAGAGCAGGGACGCCTGAATGTGAGCCGccgccctgcccccgccccggcTCCGCGTGGTCTTCGGGATCTTCTGCCGACGTTTAGTGACGACTCGCCCTCCCTGCTTCTATCTCCAGTTTCACTCTCATCAGCTGTTCCACATCTTCGTGGTGGCTGGCGCGTTCGTCCACTTCCACGGGGTCTCGAACCTCCAGGAGTTCCGTTTCATGGTCGGCGGAGGCTGCAGCGAAGAGGACGCACTGTGACGGCGGCCAGAGGCCGGGGACGGTGACCCCCACCGGCCGTGACGCCAGCGCCAGAGGAGCCCCACCGCGCGGGGCTTCGTGACGCCCCAGGGCTCCACGTGGCCCGCAActgggaagagaaaacaaaaataaatcacacCTCACAGGTGGAGAAGAGGCGAGATGGCCCAGCCCTGCCTCGTTCTTGGGTCTGGCCGACGGAGGGCGCTTGCGCCCCGGGCACGCTGGCCTCTGTGCTTGTAGCCGGCTGAGACGTTGGCTGGAggtgcctcctcctccctcctctctccttagAAACGGTGACGCTGAGCAGTGTTGGCGAACATTTATTATGTTCTCTGAGGGGTGGCAGTGTGATTTTAGATGCCCTTTTGGGAGAACAAAGAAATTAATGTAAATAAGATTTCTAACTTactgtttaaataaaaatttatataaatgtttaaaccacagggctggggagggagggaggcttttGTATAGAACGAAACACGTGAGAGCCACACGCTGTTCCAGTTTTGCACATGTGACCGCCGGAGGATCAGGCGACAGCCCCAGAATGTATGACGCCCGGCAACCCGGGTGCCTTCTGCCAACGGGGCACCTCGGGCCCTGGGGCGGCAGTGTCCTGCCCCGCCTGGCGACCCTGGAGAGCCAGAGGCAGGGGCGGTGTGTTTGCTGGGGGAAGCGGGGTGTGTGAGATCATGGCAGTAGTGACGTGTCAGAGTTTGAGCGACTTGTTTGTGCCACCTACCCAGGAACGTTACTGAGGCTGGCGGGGATTAGGGGACCGCCTGCAGGGCTTCCCGCATCCTTTTCAGTGCCGTGGGGACTCGGCTGGttgcaggggtggggatggggtgtcTGCAGTGGAGCTCTGGACCACTCTGTACGAGTCCTTCCAGGAGAATCACTGCCTCACCTCCccctcagcccctgcccccacgCCGGGAGAGAGACCACCTTCCCTGGCACCATGGCCCCTGGCCTGAGGCTGGCCGTACAGGGGCCCCGGGGCCACCGcctgtggtggtggggggggtctCCCTGTGGTGCTGCCCTGGTGCCTGGGGGCTGAGCACGCGCACACCAACCTGACCCCCTTCATCCCCGCCGCCCCAGTCAGGTCTCCAGGAGCAGGGAAGCCCGCAGCACGCCTCTGAGGCCAGAGCCCTTTGCCCACCGGTGCTGGGGTGACCGGCACCCCAGAGCCCAGTTTTCTAGGGGTGGTGTGGTACGAAGGTTTAGACGGAAGTGATACATTACTGCCAGGGAGTCTGGGTGGCTCCTTGAAGCTGAGTCTGAGGGGCTGCTCAAGTAAGGCTGCTTGAGCCCCAGAGGTGTCCTGCGGGGGTGTCAGAGTCTGGTGCGGAGGGTCTGGCTCCTGGGAGGCCTGCACCTGCCCACATATCTCTGAGTCCAGTTGTTAGTCTCAGCAAAGAATTCTGGTGGTTGAATTGCACCCGGGACGGCAGGCGTCAGCCTTGAACAAGGTCCCGAGCTGGGCTGGCCACCTCCCACCAGTGTTTGGGAACATGGGAAGGTCTCCCGTTTACTCAGCGGGTTTCTTTTCTTGGTTAGCTGTCTCCTTTCCCCTGCGTCTCCAGCAAAACCTGGGAACCAGGAGGCAAGAGTCTTCTGTAGAACTCAGGAGTATTCTGGTCTTGAGTGAGGGCGCTGCCCCCGGTGCCGGGCGTGCTGGTGCCGTGTGGACAGGTGGAAGAGCAGTATTACCCCTCCAGGGAGCACGGCCCACAAGACAGTGCCCCACCGCACCCCTGGGAGGAGGCTCATTGGGCTTCAGGATGTACCCCAGAAGCCAGCCTTGCGTCCGGTCACCTGCCCAGGGAAACGGTGTGTTGTGTGCGGCCCCCGGGACACCGCCAGCAGTCCAGGGCCCAGccgcgccccctccccccgccccaccacacTCCCCGAAGATGAGCTGCACCTGGCTCAACACAGCACAAACCCTTAGAAAGTGACGTGATCACCAACCAGACgtcccccgacccccaccccgtgacaccccccgccccccgcggcGGCCCCTCCCTGGGAAGCGGGTGTGCACCACCTCCGTGTGTCCTCCGAGCCCAGGCCCGCCTCACGCACGCCTCCGCCTGCTGGGAACCCCACAGGTCGGCGCCTGGATGCCTTACTCTCAGCAGTCAGAGGCTCGCTTGCTCTGTGCGGATGCTCATTTTCTCTTCCGGCCCCCAGCTGTTTGGGACCTCTGCAGCTTCATCCTCTCACCCATTGAAGAGTGGCCTTCTCAGTATTTCCCCCTTCCTGTTTATAAATTGTCGAAGCCACAAAGCACAGTTTTGGGGATCACAGGGGGCTGGGATTTCAGAAGGGCGTTTGTGTGATGGCCCCACTCACCATGGGATGTCCCTCCTTGCTGTGTTCTCAGACTCCTAATAAAGAGACCAAGTGGAACATGAACGTTCttgttgtgcctttttttttttttttttttttaaagaaaaagctgcCTCAGCTTCCCTCTCCATAGCTTTTGGTATTTCTTGAAGCCTTCATTTAGATACTGAAGCTTAAATTTCTGGAAACATCCCACTCTGAGTTCTGGAGACCATTCTGAAAAGGCTCTCTGTGGACTGACCAACAAATTAAGCTCTTGTGAAATATTAATAGGATTCTTTGGCCACACAGGTATTTTCTATACTGAATAGAATATCTCAGGACACTTAGGGGTTATCGTTGGGCTACCAAATATTTGAAAGTCATATTGTATACTGCCATTTTCGCAGAGTAGTGTTGAGAGTGCGAAAGTTGAAAATGTTCTCTGGCAGTGTTAATTAGATAAATCTTGTAATTTGTATATTTCACATTTCCGTTTAATTTTCCTAACATGTTAATGATGGCAGGCAGGATGAGGATGAAAGTTAATAGAGGGTGTGGTATAAAAACCAATGCTCATGCCCAACTCAAGCCTTTCCGGCCTTCCTTACACTTTCATCATAACTGGGGTCCCAGGCACAAGACTGGAGGGGAGAGCCAGCTCCAAGGGGCAGTTGCTAATTTATCGTTAGAGGTACGAAAATAATATGTAAAGAACGCATCATGCGAAGGGGGTGTGTTACAGCACTTGACACTTGACGTAATTGTAACAGTAGCACCCAGTGAACAGATCTGTTGTTGACTTGTGTTTCGTAGGTGAGATTAGGAGAGGtgagtctgactcttgtgacacaGTCTACACTAAGAGGAACATTCAGATCAAATGGTCtcatgtagggacttccctggcagtccagtggttaggactctgggcttccactgcaggggatgcaggtgcgatccctggtccgggaactgaGATCCCCTTGCTGCGcggcacggccaaaaataaaagcCTCGTGTGTTTTGACTGAAAGGTTTTGGGGGCTTGTTGACCCTTCTATGTAATTTAAGAGAAGAGAGGATATACCCTTTCTGCCTTGGGTATATTTAGTTTTCTTCAGGGGAATTTCCAGTATTTGGATGAGTTCTCATTTTAGGTGTAGGAATAGGTTTTTTGCATAGGGAACCTGGAGGCTGGACACTGGGTTgtgtccttttttaatttttttatgtgggccattttaaaagtttaattactGAGTTTGTTACAGCATTGCTTCTCttctatgttttgatttttttgcatgcgaggcatgtgggatcttagtccccagccagggattgaatctgcattggAAGGCCAGGTCTTAactgccaaggaagcccctccCGTCCTGCCCCTCCCATCCTGCTTGAGGCCTACAGACACCCCCTGGCTTTCCTGGGTCCTTTGCTGTGCTGTCTGCAGGCTCCCTTTTCACGGTGATACCTGTGGTGCGGGAAAGGAAGTGGATGAGAACGCATTTGAGTCCTGGCCTGACAGTGGCTAGGGCTCTCTGGCCTGGAGATGGCTGTGGGCGCTGTTGCTCCCGTGAGTAACCCCTGGTCTCCGAGCATCCTGCTCGGTCAGGGCTCAAGCGCTGACCCCACGCCCTGTGTCGTGCTGGGCGGGTTTTCCCGCTCCCGGCCCCGTGATATATGGCAAACTGGTCTAGTGTGACTCTGCCTTTGGTGGTGATGGCAGCAGTCTAGCTGGGCAGGAAGTCTAGCCTGTCACTGCCACCCCTGCCACCCTGGCCTGGGGACAGTGCTCTGGGGACAGCACCTGGGTCTGCTGAGACAGCTGCTTCCTCACCTGTGAGCTtgtccccgccccaccccgagTCAGCATCCCTCACTCGAGCTGCAGGGTTGGGCTGGCATCTGCGCCAAGCTCTTGCCCTCATTCTTCCCCGAGTTTGTGTCTTTGACTTGGAGACGTCCGCTCCCTTGCCCTCCGGAACGAACTCCCACTTGGCGTCATGGAGCGGTGCTCAGGCCTTTTGTCTCAGCAGCACGTGTCTCAGCGTGTCTCAGCACACGCTCAGAGGTGACTTAGGAGCTGGCACACCCCTGACCTGAGTTCAGAGCTGGCAGCCCTGGCACCCTCGGGCATccacaggttgttttttttttaggaaaagggAATTCA encodes:
- the ADIPOR2 gene encoding adiponectin receptor protein 2 — translated: MNETEESRLEHSKTPEPALRLRKGHQLDGTRSGDSDAHHAGREPLVEASGFSSYHKKSVEECECDDGASQEDEGFMGMSPLLQAHHAMERMEEFVCKVWEGRWRVIPHDVLPEWLKDNDFLLHGHRPPMPSFRACFKSIFRIHTETGNIWTHLLGCVFFLCLGIFYMFRPNISFVAPLQEKVVFGLFFLGAILCLSFSWLFHTVYCHSEGVSRIFSKLDYSGIALLIMGSFVPWLYYSFYCNPQPCFVYLIVICVLGIAAIIVSQWDMFATPQYRGVRAGVFLGLGLSGIIPALHYVISEGFLKAATIGQIGWLLLMAGLYITGAALYAARIPERFFPGKCDIWFHSHQLFHIFVVAGAFVHFHGVSNLQEFRFMVGGGCSEEDAL